The following proteins are co-located in the Leptospira weilii genome:
- a CDS encoding DJ-1/PfpI family protein, translating into MRGSNLSIGIFIFSGVTQLDFTGPYEVFSRIPSAKIFLFAQSKKPVVAESGMKLIPDYDFSNCPDFDILLVPGGAGTTLLMEEFEVLNFLKTKAENSKFITSVCTGSLVLAAAGLLDGYKATTHWLSLDVLKLFPVQISGERFVKDRNRITGGGVTAGIDFALFLTAELFGIELAEEIQLMIEYNPTPPFTSGHPTTATSHLVGKVKLSRETTQNRRKAAAIRVLAFNKKASKSGS; encoded by the coding sequence ATGCGAGGTTCTAATCTTTCCATCGGGATTTTTATCTTTTCGGGTGTCACACAACTTGATTTTACAGGACCTTATGAAGTTTTTTCAAGAATTCCAAGCGCGAAGATATTCCTATTCGCTCAATCGAAGAAACCGGTTGTGGCGGAATCGGGAATGAAATTGATCCCCGACTATGATTTTTCGAATTGCCCCGATTTCGACATTCTACTCGTACCGGGAGGCGCCGGAACTACTCTTCTCATGGAAGAATTTGAAGTCTTAAATTTTCTCAAAACAAAAGCGGAAAATTCTAAATTTATCACTTCGGTTTGTACGGGTTCTTTGGTACTTGCTGCGGCTGGTCTTCTAGACGGATATAAAGCGACAACTCACTGGCTTTCCTTGGATGTTTTAAAATTGTTTCCGGTTCAGATTTCTGGCGAACGTTTCGTTAAGGATCGTAATCGGATCACCGGGGGCGGGGTTACCGCGGGAATCGACTTTGCCCTTTTTTTAACCGCTGAACTTTTCGGGATTGAACTCGCCGAAGAAATTCAACTTATGATCGAATACAATCCGACTCCCCCTTTTACTTCGGGGCATCCGACGACTGCTACTTCTCATTTGGTGGGGAAAGTAAAACTGAGTCGGGAAACCACTCAAAATCGTAGAAAGGCGGCGGCTATTCGAGTTTTGGCATTCAACAAAAAAGCATCGAAATCGGGTTCGTAG